CTTTATGCTACTGTCAACTGCCCCGGGTTCCTTTTCTTCAGTGCTAACACACTTCACACACACACCATTATTGATGTTTGACGTCTCGCCTAGGAATTGGCTCTCCATAGAGCACTTCGCTGATCCATTGTTTATCTGAGCTTGCGTATACTAGACCTACGTAAACATTGAAGCTCACTGCATTCCTAGGTGTATTTAGGTTTCTGCTACTGGCGTCAATGTTTTGATAATACTTGCAACAATTGATTTTCTCTACTGCTTAGCGGTGCAGATATGACTACAGCTTAAAAACTGGAGAagaatatatatatcatataaatatgtgtttatgtaattatttgtgttttataattttctaactttattttttacttggGATATATACCTAAGTATGATGTTTGCAGTTAaagtctctcttttttttttttgggttgtgaTTTGATTGCTCACATGGCATTGAGTTACTCTTGAGGATCAGTTTACAGTATTAAAATATAGCTAtgtagttttagaaaaaaataatttttaatcattttgtaataatttgaatGTGGTGTTTGTAACTGTATTGGCGGAAGCATTTTATTCCCTGGCTTGTTTCACAGTTGAAAATTATGCAAGAACCTGTGTGAtttttgaagtgtgtttttcGAAGGTAGTAAGTAATGAGCCTCTAGTTCGGGTCAGAAATCTTGCGAGCTGTCAGTGCAGTGGTGAAGGTCATGAGGGTTAAGTGACCTGTTAAAGAAGCCTTAACTGTTATTATGTAAAGACATTGAAGCCAAGCAAAATCGTAGGAAAAGTAACATAAATGGTCTCAACAAAGAATGGAAGgtaacaaaacaaaaacttaaaacaaCTGCATAAAGCTTCAATATGGCTTTCTTTCGGGGTAATTATTAGCATACTGATTATTAGCGTACCAAAACcaaagaattaaaaacaaatcattCATAACTGCACCTAAACTGTTAACTGGGAATGTTTTAGTGCTGTACTTTTGTATAATTCTATGACTGTTATGCTTTGCtgattaatgatttttaattctgTATTTTGTAGTATGTTTAGTTTTTGAATTGAGGATTTGTTTTGGTATCTGAATCAAGATaataacaaaagaaaacaaaattagtaTTATTGTGAGATCAAAAGTTTTATTGTTAATACAAAGTTTCATATGGATTACTAAATATTTCTCTGTTatcttttattttaatgtgtatcTAAGCCAATTAACCTTCCTTACAGTGGGTCAGGACATTATATTGGGATATGCATTAAGCAAGGTTGGTTATCACATTGTTTACTCTAGCTTAGTTGTTCAGTGATTCATCACTTATGTGCAATGCCTGATTGCATGCAACAAATTATAGTCATTTTACCAGTCGCAatatcttttaaattatttaattttcattctttACATTTTAAAGGGAGTGTTTTTTACTTTTAATCTACTTGTAATGAAGGATATGCAATTGTTACATAATAGTGATCTATTTGTTTTCTGTGTAGccaattttttctaattttttttttttttcaatttaaatctgaatgaatttttatatgaaaatatatCTGATCTGACACATTTTATGTTATAATAGAGTTACATAACTTATTTAAGAACTTTAGCAATAGCTCTACatgtataaatactttttttttaaattaatgacacATTGTTATCTTTGGCACGTCTGTCGCTTTCATAACATAAAGCATTTAGCtgtgttgtgattttttttaatgattaaagaTGTACATGATTGATGGGAAAAGTGTTTTTATTAACAAACTACTCAATAAGCATAACCTTATTCCATGGCCATTGTTATTTGATTATGTttattggaaacaaaaaaaaaagcagtaataATATATCCAAAGCAACACACCAAAAAATTATTGTGGTGATTAAAGGAACATGTCTTTTCTTTCTTTTGTATACTTGTCATGATTTTCAATCTGCAGACAAGCAGTTAAGAAGATAGTGCTGTCTAAACAAGTCTAATTTTGATTTGGCTTAGCACTGAAAATGCAACTTTTTTTCAAtatagataaaacattaaaatagtaggtaatttaaaaaaatacaacaaattgTAAAAGAAATGCAAGGTATgtatcataattttaattttactgattactttatatggaattattttttacttataactATCCAAAAGCCTAGTTGTATGTGCTGCATTATAACTATAGGTAAAAAAGAATGGGATGTCAGGTTCATTGAGTTTCAAGAGATGAACTGTCACATTCCTCCATTTTGTCTTATTTTGTCGGACTTAAGGTGGTCGCCTCGCTGGCCACCAACGACGGACAGAGCTTCTGCTGTTACAGCTCCTTTCACAAACCGTTCAAGATTTATGAAAGAGATTTGAATAGCATGTAAGAACCATTGTGCTTTTTATTATGCTGGTTGGGTTTTTAACCGGTATTTTTTGATCAGCGAAGACTAGAACCAAAGCAAAGTCTGCACATTAGAGGTGACTTACGCATAGAGGTCACAAACCACGTGATTTGCGAGCCAGTGAACCCTCAGAGCTCATGCACCTAGTCAGGCACTCCCTTAACTAGGCATCCAGTTAAAACATACCTACCCCACGTTCTTTGAATGGCTCTTGAAGAGGGTAAGATTGATTCAAGCTATAGCTTTATACATATGTCATTGCTGATTACAcatagaaaacaagccaaaataaggtaatcacaaaaaattaaaaacattaacagTACAGATGGACACAGAGGGCTAACAACAACGAGACATTAGCaacaacagtaaataaagacaaaaaaaataccttggacaacacaacgacaaatagaataacccaacgatgataccaaACACATAAAATGGACAACACAGAGATGCACAGGCGAACCCAGTGATGTAACAAAACTACTGTTGTCTTAGGAAGTGTACTGTGTTTGTGCTGTCATTGTTGTGTCCAGAATACCTGTTTTGCCCCATGAAGTTGTGGGGACAGCAGTAAAAAAACAAGTGAGGTGTGTGAGTATGAAGTACATGCTCAATAGAAACAAATATTTTCCATAAATTGGTAAACTGAAACCCTTTAGGCAGTGAACCAAAATTTTTACTAATTCagaatttaaattgttaaaataaaggGCATCATACCACTTTATGTCAGAAGTCGTGGGTTCGATGAATGGGCCAACTAGAATATAAGATATTTCTTTGTGCCTGcatcaaaaaaataactatagtaaCTACCCAGAAATTTGCTGTTTAGTTTTTCCAAACATAACATTTCcaacatggttcttaacttatcTCAGTATCAAAAGTAGATGGCTATTGTACTACAATCAATATAGATAATCAAGCAGCAAGAATACAACTTTAAATATGCATAAAGCAAAATGCAGGGTAATATACCCAATAAGAAGTCCAAATGCAACATTAGCCAGAGAGGTTAGGCAATGTGTCACTTGACTCAGTGAGATAGATTGTGTGCCAAAGACAACAGAAACATGTGAAAGAAACACACAAATGGCTTGATGTATGCACAGCAGCGCGCAAGCTGGCTGGTTTAAGCAGGCAGCAGCCATTGCACCCAAACATTAACCCACAGTTCTCATTGGCTAAAGGTGGGCTACAGGAACAACGGGAAATCAACTTTTTGCAACGCAGAGGGTTTCTAATGTCGCCAAATTCTACAAGGGCATTCCAAGAAGATTGGCCTCATTTGTAGTCGGGGCCAGGATCTATGACTTTTCCATGAAGCAGCACCTACATCGCTTTGGGATAGGCAGCTATCCAGATAGAGAGAAAGAGGATTCTCTGAAATACACCACCTAAAATGCCAGACTTCCAAACCTGTTATAGAGGCTTTGAGGAAGAAGCTGGCATATTAGTCAGGCAATACCTTTGGACATTCATTGCAGCTCTGTTCCTTGGACATCTGGTAATTTGTGTCACCTAGTGCTGGAAGCTGTCCAGAAGTAGAGAAGAAAAGTATAGAATGCAAAGCCTAAAGAGATACTGCCAAGAAAAGCAGCACATTGAGATACTTTCTGGTTATGATCAATGAGTTTACTATCCATACCTTGCACTAATACTCTTTATTCTTTAGGCTTTAGATGCTCAGCTAACAAAATGGCAGGGATGCATTTCAAAACATCTGCTTCCCCATTTGATCATCTGGAATCTATAGATTCTTATCTTACAAAGTGCCTGGTGGAATTTCATCCCAAACAGAGATATCTCTTGCATTTATAGTTGAGTTACTTATGTGACCCCCACTGTGGATAGGAACAATTAAAACAATCAGTCAGGGACCATTTAGAAAGATATGGTTGAAGGTCCATAGGAATGCACATGAACAAAGGCGTCATCAACTGTGGACTAGATGATCGGCATATCTGGATGAACCTGCCAGCTGCATAATGGAGTCTTATTGGGGTTTTGCTGTAGTGTTATGGAGCTCCGAGTAATAAATGTAACCATTTATGTATGTACTTTTTCCCCAGATAACTGAAGATGATCCGTTGCCAAACTATATATGTGTGCAGTGCATCGACAAACTGGACGCTATTTTGGCATTCCAAGAGCAGTGTAAGCAGGCGCAGAAAGTCCTGTGGAAAGAGTTCATTGTCTCCTGCTGCGAGCGAGCCACCGTGAGTGTTCCTGCATCTCCTTGTAGTCCTCAAACTACCCATTGTttgctgtttgtatgtttgtagtgCTTGGCATCTATCCATGTGCATTGTGATCACACTTACACAAGGCTAGACATATTAGTACAGTAGAATCCGTTTATTATGACTCCGCCTATTATGACGtaataacacaacaaaatttggttttcatataaaattctttgtaaataagTCGGATATAATGACTTTGCTTACAGTGACATGTCGCTTATTGTgacctatttttaataaattatgtccgGTTATGATGACCGACATGATTCTTTACACCTTTGGCAATGTTCGTTAATTCCCAATGACGTGGCACGTGGCTCGTTTTTGTTTTGATCTCAGTGAGTAATTGACACTTGAAGGTCACGCATTGTTGTTTGTGATATCCTGTGGATAAAATGTCATCTCAACGCCGTAAAGCATTTACGATTGAGGAGAAAGttgcaattatatgcagattaGAAAATGGAGAATCAAACTCTTCTCTCACAAAGGAATTTGGCGTGGGTCATTCGACAATCTCAATGATTTTCAAAAACAAGAACCGGATTAAGCAATTGTTcaattcaaatgttttggaaccgAAGAGGCTTCGAAAATCGCAACAAGAAAATGTTGATCAAGCATTAATTCAGTGGTTTAAAATCATGAGAATAAAGGGAATACCTGTCAGCGGCCCTATGCTACAGGAAAAGGCAAATATTTTTGCCATGCGTTTTGGTATTCTCAACTTCAATTGTTCTGCAAGCTGGATCAGTCGTTTTAAAGTTCGACATAACATTGTGGTGGGAAAAATTGTCGGTGAATCTTCATCTGTTGATCAAAATTCAACAACAAACTGGTTGACGTCTGTATGGCCGAATCTACGAAGACAATTTTCTGATGATGagatttttaatgctgatgaaactggactgttttacaaattaatgccggacaaaattttgaaatttaaaggtgAGAATTGTAGTGGAGGCAAGTTGTCGAAAGACAGAATAACTGTCATGGTAGCAGCAAATATGAGTGGCACAGAGAAAAAGAAATTGCTTGTTATTGGAAAGTCACAAAAACCAAGATGTTTTAGCAGTGTCAAATCGTTACCTGTCGATTATGCTTACAATCGTAGAGCTTGGATGACGTCAGAGCTTTTTAAAAAATGGCTTCGAAATTGGGATTGTGATTTggtgaagaagaaaaaagattttattgccgGTTGATAATTGCCCGGCGCATCCAAACGTTACTGATTTAAAGTCTATAACACTTGCTTTCCTTCCGCCGAATACAACATCAGTACTACAGCCAATGGGTCAGGGAATAATACGATCACTCAaaactaaatttataaaaaaccttGTGCTCAAAATGATTAACTGCCTTGATGCTAATGAAAACTACTCTTCTACGAAAATAACGGTGATAGATGCAATTCTGATGGTTAATTATGCCTGGAATAAAATGTCTCAAAGTAACATTCACAACTGTTTCAAACATACTGGATTCATTGGTAACCATGGCAGATTACCTGTTCAAACAGCAAAACATGAATTTGATGAAGAAGATGACGTCGCTTTATCTTTGTGGTCACGAAACCTAAATTCAGATTCTTTAGTAGCACCGGAAATGTGGGAAGATTATGTTGACATCGATAGTGCTCTTCTCACATCCGAAGAACCCACCGATGAAAATATTGTACAGATCATTAATGCTAGGGAACACCTCGAAAGTGATGGGGAAAGGGAAGAGGAAGTCGAGGAAGCACCATTACCTACCGCAGAAGAGGCATCAAAGGCTGCAGAATTATTATCACAATTTGTTCATAGCAATATTGAAAATGATAGTAATTTGACCATGGCGATGTCTTCTATACACTATAGTATTGGAGActgttattacaataaaataaaaaacaaaagcagacaaaaattacagatttcttaatttaaaaattaaaaatatgtacatatatgtatcatgtttgtacacgtgtttatatgctaagtttctctattaaaatacataagtattcacctaaaaaagtttttttttctttccacaaAACGCTTTGTATGACTCTGCTGTGTTTTTCAATTCCCTTCGATGTCATTATAAACGGATTCCACTGTGCAATGAATAAACACCTCGTAGTTTTTGTAAATGACACTTTTTATCAACATTGTGTGACTTAACCTACTTCTGTTTTTTAGGATAACCTATTCTTGCATTTTTGTTGTAAAGCAAACCTACTCAAAACAATTACTAAATACACTTTATTTACAGTccgtatttatgtttttaaaaaaatttctggtgTATCTGCCGCTCCTTTTTTTTCTGCTTTTTCGTGGATAAAATTAACTGTAATCTTTTCTGATCAATACCTTATGTCCAGTCTCGTGTTTCACCCAGTCCTGCAGCACTCATATGCTTCGTTCCTGCTTCACCATTCTGCTTGTCAGTCTGTTGCACATACTTGGGGAAACCTCCATGGGTGAGGTTTAATATATTACTTGCAAAATGCAAGGTTCTAGGTATAAATTATATTCATGCCattgttatacatatatatttatttatttattattgtgcaATATATAACCACCAACATTACCTGATAATGACTTTCTCCCCCCAGGTAAGTGCTTAGTAGCATAGCTCAAAATAGCTGTGCCGTATTTCATTTCAATAGGTTGACGTCCTGTCAACGAAGGCACTCGTCACGTGCTACTGTGTTCAAGATAAGGTGAGATGTTTCTGACAACTGCTTTTGTGAACATGAAGATTTTTGCAGCTCAATAttgtgatgtaataaataaaactaatatagctTCATGTAGCACCAGTctagctaatttatttttaatcaataattttgttaaattcaTAAGCATATTGTCAAATATTTACTGAAGCACTTGTTAAAAAGTCTCACCTTAACTTGAACAGAGTGTATCTCAGCACAGTGTTAGGCTGGTGCTGCCAGTGACATGGAGCTATTAGTGTATAAGtgagtgtctgttctgaagttgaagtcaactggccATCAATAGGATATCAAAGATAAtatgccataattttttttaattgttagaaaagaactcgctaggaagaatcataGAAATGTAATCATGTAGagaatattgctaaacaaacatgATTCCAAGACATCTGCAAGTAATTAgtattaaacttcattataacctaAAATGGTTTTGCTATGCAGTTAGGAAGGGGGTTGGAGGGgttgttctcattttgacttcaagcaTTAACATGGCAAATATAGTACATgccaactcccttacttcttacctctatgccTGAGACACTACAGACATGCAAGTGAGTGTTAAATATCTGGGAACACCATCATTTAGTCTGAAAGGAgaactgaaataaaatcataCAAAATGAGAAACTGGTAGaagtatttttaaacttttgaatttccttatttttttgataaaggatgtaaagttaatttttcttatttttatatttgatttcaATCATGTTGGTTATCTTCAGGGACTACACCCCAGTCATTACAGTGGCAAAATGTTAACAGCTGATTGTTTACAGAGATTTAATTCTAAATAAATGATGGTTTACAATGTGACAAACATAATATTTCTATTGAGAAGTTGATGACAGGTATGAAGAAACCTGCATcctagaagtatttttttttctgcttgcaGAAGCTGAGAAAAGGGAAAGATGTGCGTGTGCGTGCACAGCTCTGCCGAGAGACGGAGTTGCTGGTTCACAGGGCCGTGACCAATGGCGTGGGTGTCGACAAGCTGCAGAAGTGCCTCTGGCAGGACCTGGGGCATCTGTGCGACCAGCGGCCCGCCGCCTGCCCCGACATGCTGACTCAGCTGGGCTCCTTGCCCTGGGTACGACTGGAGCGCTGCCCCTCGCCCCCCGTGCACAGCACCCCCTGCCAAGAGATAGAGGATGCCCTGCCCGTATTCTGCATCACCAAGAACACCTCTGGAGAAAATGAGGTCCTCTGGGTCCGTGGCGATGGCGATGGAGGTCGTATTTGTGACGTAACGGGTGATGAAACACGTGTTGACGAAGTAGCGAGTGGCGAAGATGTGCAAGTAGCAAATAAGAACCTAGTTACGAATTGTGACAAAAAAAAGTCGAGAGAAAGTGTGAAACAAAGCTCTAGTCATTCTAAACTCAGCTGTGCTGATATTTTAGATTTAGCATCCAGTGAAGTGCGAGAGGACATTAGTGGGTCACCTCGTAGTGAAGATGTTGACACTATAGGAAGCAAAATTGAAGTGACTGAATTTGTTGATGTGGGTGTTTTTAACGATGAAACAGTCAAAGTCAATAACGAAGTGAAAATAAAGGAAGAAGAGGAACCGTTGTTGGAGTTTATCGATCCTGGTTCTTTGTTCCGTGGACGAGTTGAAGGTGGGGTGGATAAACCTTTGAAGAAGACGATGGAAACTCGATCGCAGACGGATGCTGTGGGCATGATTGCAAGTCCTCAACAGTCGCTGGTCGACACCGTACTTATAAAGCAAGAGTCATTGCCATTGTGAGTTTCTGTTGCATGACTGAATTACTATCTGTtgataaatgcaaaaaaataattttttagtgccAGACCTTCTTGTGTGTTTGAAGTACGCTAGTTAAGCAACAGCAGAATGTTCCTATACTGACAGGTTATAATGTCCATGCTTATTAGCCACACGCTGAACATTTTCCTAGGAATCCATCCATTTTGAGGATTTTCAATTTCTTGAGTACCATAATTATTTATCccttttaacatttaaaattctaCGACTACTGTAGGTAgaagttttaaactattttatgATGGAGCTAATTATTTTTTGCTACTATGGCTACTATATTTTATCACAATCTGTGAATGTCAAACAAATGTTTTGCCTCTCAAACTTTGCCATGTAATATTTCACTCTCCTTTAACTGCTGAAGTCAAATTAGTTTGAACATTGAATTGTAGCTTTATTTTCAATGCTATACTATTTATGAAGGGATAGTAATATAATTGAGTAGCATTAATTTTTCCCAATATTGGCTGCATTTATTATAGTGGTAtggtaaacatttttgaaaaatatatcttgctttgtcataaatattaaaaagctaTATGACATATTGTCCCAGCCTTACCCCTGTGGCTTAGTGAGGAATGACTTATAAAGTATCTTTAAAAAACTCATGCCTGAAATGAGCTTCAAACCCTCAACCCCAGAGTTAGCTATCAGGACCACAGAGAGTCGCTTTAAATAAGttgtaaaaatgaattttttcttGATGTTGTAATGGATAACTGttcttgtcattttttttttttttttcaggaataatTTACTGGATATGGTGGTTTCGTACAACCATGCGAATAGTGGGGGCAAAACACCCACTATTAAACCCAGGGTGTTAGCACAGCAGGATAGTTGCTCCACTACTGCCCAGCCAGTGCCAGCTGACAGGACCAAACTTCTGGAATTGGTATCCCAGGCCAAGCAGAGTGTGTTGTATAGGAATGCAGCCTGCCAGACCTCCGGGACTCAGGCTCAGGCGAACGCCCACCAGCGTGCCAGGGATCGGCCTGGTGACAATGTGCAGGGCGTTCCAGTGCCCGTCTCTCAAGCAGAGAGCCTGCGATATGTGTATCTCGGCAACATCCAACCTTCGCAGGCCACATCCGCAGCACATAATTCCCGCGACAACCCACCGCCGGCCCCTCGCAGTGTGCGACAGCTACCGGTTTCACGTGTCCAGCCTCTCACGACTCAGGCGCACGCTCCATCGGAAAAAAACTCGCAAGCTTCGCAAAACTTGGAAGTAATGTTCCAACGTGCTCGCACTCCAATCATAAATAAGATGCCACCAAATTGGATGAACAGCTCAAAGCCAGTTGCTCAGTCTGATAGTGTTGGGGCACAAAACGTAGCCCTATTTTCACATACTGCCAAAAATAGTAAACTAGTTGTGGAGATGCAGCAGACTGCTACAAATAGAGAAGCAGTTTCAAGCATTCTACACCCATCTACAAGTTTCCAGCATTTCATCAACAATTCACAGCCAGCATTTTCAGTTGTAAACCACCCGTCACTTGCAAATGTTCAAGGTATTTCTAGCATTCGACAACCCATTGAAAGTACACAGCATGTTACTAACACTGCACAGCCAGCAATTACAGCTAGAACACTTTCTTCACATAATAATAAGAATGTACAATCAATTCCTAGCATTCACTTCTCCACCGCAACAAGTTTTGAGCCAGTTATTAGTAATTCACAGTCAACAATTTCCATTGTAAATCATCCTTTACTTTCAAATGTAAAAGCTGTTCACAATGTTGAACCCCTGAACACAACAACTTTCCAACATGTGAGCAATTTACAACCACGTCCAGCAATTTCAGTTGTAAACCGTCCTTTACTTACAAATGTACAAACAGTTCCTAGTATTCAAAACCCCATCACCACAAGTTTTCATCAAGCTATTAGCAATTCACAGCCAGAAATTACAGTTTTACCTAAAAGTGTACAAACAGTTCAAAACAGTCAACCAGTCATAAGTTTTCAAGATGTTACTAGCAATTCTAGACCAGTAAATTCATTCATAGACCATTCTTCTTTAGCAAATGTTCAACCCGTTCCTAGTATTCAGCACCCTAACTCAAGTAATCATCATGTTGTTAGCAATTCTCAGCCGTTAGTGTCGGTGATAAACTTTCCTTCACAAACCTTTCCTTGTGTTCAGCTGCCCACCTCTGCTTCTTTGCAACAGGTCAGCAGCTCGAAACCAGTAATCTCAGTGAAGGACTTTTCACGTATGCAAATTGACCCGGTCGGCCAAAACAGATGTTCGGAGTACAAGACGCAACCTGCGCCTGAACAAGGCAGCAGGCCCAACTCCATGAAGCGTGCCTTGGATGTGACGAAGGGAGAGAACCCCAAGCAGCCCAAGCTGATAGGGCTGCCTACACCCAACCAACTGCAAGCCCAGCTCATGTCGGTGGTGGACTGGCACGCTCCGGTCAAAGGCCAGGCCATACGGCCGTACTCTTTGAAAATGAAGGACTGGGACAAAATGCGAGATGAGTCCAGTGGGTTGGAAGCCCCTCCCGAG
This DNA window, taken from Bacillus rossius redtenbacheri isolate Brsri chromosome 3, Brsri_v3, whole genome shotgun sequence, encodes the following:
- the LOC134530579 gene encoding uncharacterized protein LOC134530579 isoform X2, with the protein product MFSSDFGRVEVIDIFGRDGAHKNLPSKIRVIPSVSITEDDPLPNYICVQCIDKLDAILAFQEQCKQAQKVLWKEFIVSCCERATKLRKGKDVRVRAQLCRETELLVHRAVTNGVGVDKLQKCLWQDLGHLCDQRPAACPDMLTQLGSLPWVRLERCPSPPVHSTPCQEIEDALPVFCITKNTSGENEVLWVRGDGDGGRICDVTGDETRVDEVASGEDVQVANKNLVTNCDKKKSRESVKQSSSHSKLSCADILDLASSEVREDISGSPRSEDVDTIGSKIEVTEFVDVGVFNDETVKVNNEVKIKEEEEPLLEFIDPGSLFRGRVEGGVDKPLKKTMETRSQTDAVGMIASPQQSLVDTVLIKQESLPLNNLLDMVVSYNHANSGGKTPTIKPRVLAQQDSCSTTAQPVPADRTKLLELVSQAKQSVLYRNAACQTSGTQAQANAHQRARDRPGDNVQGVPVPVSQAESLRYVYLGNIQPSQATSAAHNSRDNPPPAPRSVRQLPVSRVQPLTTQAHAPSEKNSQASQNLEVMFQRARTPIINKMPPNWMNSSKPVAQSDSVGAQNVALFSHTAKNSKLVVEMQQTATNREAVSSILHPSTSFQHFINNSQPAFSVVNHPSLANVQGISSIRQPIESTQHVTNTAQPAITARTLSSHNNKNVQSIPSIHFSTATSFEPVISNSQSTISIVNHPLLSNVKAVHNVEPLNTTTFQHVSNLQPRPAISVVNRPLLTNVQTVPSIQNPITTSFHQAISNSQPEITVLPKSVQTVQNSQPVISFQDVTSNSRPVNSFIDHSSLANVQPVPSIQHPNSSNHHVVSNSQPLVSVINFPSQTFPCVQLPTSASLQQVSSSKPVISVKDFSRMQIDPVGQNRCSEYKTQPAPEQGSRPNSMKRALDVTKGENPKQPKLIGLPTPNQLQAQLMSVVDWHAPVKGQAIRPYSLKMKDWDKMRDESSGLEAPPESAKGESVLESPCAGNSYKEYLQVRDNKFVCMLCEGVTESKEVCEAHIANHRKDSHFYCLTCSVEVPALRFVKSHLQHRPAAETQDKWFRCVVCKVAFSREVSLRYHFRRHAVPGCDKYSYLCQPCGKAFVLRADYLTHTMQVHGAEEGMPGIACKRCGVLFYSGSALDRHLAGLCGGQAADDDCLIID
- the LOC134530579 gene encoding uncharacterized protein LOC134530579 isoform X1; this encodes MCCERVQRMSYVCRLCSSSDFGRVEVIDIFGRDGAHKNLPSKIRVIPSVSITEDDPLPNYICVQCIDKLDAILAFQEQCKQAQKVLWKEFIVSCCERATKLRKGKDVRVRAQLCRETELLVHRAVTNGVGVDKLQKCLWQDLGHLCDQRPAACPDMLTQLGSLPWVRLERCPSPPVHSTPCQEIEDALPVFCITKNTSGENEVLWVRGDGDGGRICDVTGDETRVDEVASGEDVQVANKNLVTNCDKKKSRESVKQSSSHSKLSCADILDLASSEVREDISGSPRSEDVDTIGSKIEVTEFVDVGVFNDETVKVNNEVKIKEEEEPLLEFIDPGSLFRGRVEGGVDKPLKKTMETRSQTDAVGMIASPQQSLVDTVLIKQESLPLNNLLDMVVSYNHANSGGKTPTIKPRVLAQQDSCSTTAQPVPADRTKLLELVSQAKQSVLYRNAACQTSGTQAQANAHQRARDRPGDNVQGVPVPVSQAESLRYVYLGNIQPSQATSAAHNSRDNPPPAPRSVRQLPVSRVQPLTTQAHAPSEKNSQASQNLEVMFQRARTPIINKMPPNWMNSSKPVAQSDSVGAQNVALFSHTAKNSKLVVEMQQTATNREAVSSILHPSTSFQHFINNSQPAFSVVNHPSLANVQGISSIRQPIESTQHVTNTAQPAITARTLSSHNNKNVQSIPSIHFSTATSFEPVISNSQSTISIVNHPLLSNVKAVHNVEPLNTTTFQHVSNLQPRPAISVVNRPLLTNVQTVPSIQNPITTSFHQAISNSQPEITVLPKSVQTVQNSQPVISFQDVTSNSRPVNSFIDHSSLANVQPVPSIQHPNSSNHHVVSNSQPLVSVINFPSQTFPCVQLPTSASLQQVSSSKPVISVKDFSRMQIDPVGQNRCSEYKTQPAPEQGSRPNSMKRALDVTKGENPKQPKLIGLPTPNQLQAQLMSVVDWHAPVKGQAIRPYSLKMKDWDKMRDESSGLEAPPESAKGESVLESPCAGNSYKEYLQVRDNKFVCMLCEGVTESKEVCEAHIANHRKDSHFYCLTCSVEVPALRFVKSHLQHRPAAETQDKWFRCVVCKVAFSREVSLRYHFRRHAVPGCDKYSYLCQPCGKAFVLRADYLTHTMQVHGAEEGMPGIACKRCGVLFYSGSALDRHLAGLCGGQAADDDCLIID
- the LOC134530579 gene encoding uncharacterized protein LOC134530579 isoform X5 gives rise to the protein MIRCQTIYVCSASTNWTLFWHSKSSVSRRRKSCGKSSLSPAASEPPNNLLDMVVSYNHANSGGKTPTIKPRVLAQQDSCSTTAQPVPADRTKLLELVSQAKQSVLYRNAACQTSGTQAQANAHQRARDRPGDNVQGVPVPVSQAESLRYVYLGNIQPSQATSAAHNSRDNPPPAPRSVRQLPVSRVQPLTTQAHAPSEKNSQASQNLEVMFQRARTPIINKMPPNWMNSSKPVAQSDSVGAQNVALFSHTAKNSKLVVEMQQTATNREAVSSILHPSTSFQHFINNSQPAFSVVNHPSLANVQGISSIRQPIESTQHVTNTAQPAITARTLSSHNNKNVQSIPSIHFSTATSFEPVISNSQSTISIVNHPLLSNVKAVHNVEPLNTTTFQHVSNLQPRPAISVVNRPLLTNVQTVPSIQNPITTSFHQAISNSQPEITVLPKSVQTVQNSQPVISFQDVTSNSRPVNSFIDHSSLANVQPVPSIQHPNSSNHHVVSNSQPLVSVINFPSQTFPCVQLPTSASLQQVSSSKPVISVKDFSRMQIDPVGQNRCSEYKTQPAPEQGSRPNSMKRALDVTKGENPKQPKLIGLPTPNQLQAQLMSVVDWHAPVKGQAIRPYSLKMKDWDKMRDESSGLEAPPESAKGESVLESPCAGNSYKEYLQVRDNKFVCMLCEGVTESKEVCEAHIANHRKDSHFYCLTCSVEVPALRFVKSHLQHRPAAETQDKWFRCVVCKVAFSREVSLRYHFRRHAVPGCDKYSYLCQPCGKAFVLRADYLTHTMQVHGAEEGMPGIACKRCGVLFYSGSALDRHLAGLCGGQAADDDCLIID